In Symmachiella dynata, the following are encoded in one genomic region:
- a CDS encoding HsdM family class I SAM-dependent methyltransferase gives MTNSQQIVNKAWNFAHVLRDDGLSYMAYTEQITFLLFLKMADEQTKPPHNRKPIVPAKLGWQSLLKRDGDELEIHYRHVLEELGRQPGMLGEIFKKARPEIQNPATLKRLIVDLIDVEKWSSMQADVKGDIYEGLLAKSAAESPKGAGQYFTPRELIKAITDVVQLQPDDTVCDPAAGTGGFLLSAHDYIVRHFTKELDKDQKKHLRTAFVKGWELVPNTARLCIMNLYLHGINADPCPIKSGVDSLAGDPGERFSVVLTNPPFGKKSSIAIVNEEGDLEKEDTSYERQDFWTSTKNKQLNFLQHVRTLLKINGRCAIVVPDNVLFEGGAGETVRRNLLQQCDVHTLLRLPTGIFYAQGVKANVLFFDAKPAQEKAWTKKLWVYDLRTNMHFTQKTNPLKRADLDDFVKCYKPKNRHRRKATWSEETPEGRWRAYDYDELAKRDKFNLDIFWLRDKSLEDSDDLPEPDVLAQEIADDLQTALDQFTAIAAELKE, from the coding sequence ATGACCAACTCCCAACAAATCGTCAACAAAGCCTGGAACTTCGCCCACGTCCTTCGCGATGACGGGCTGTCGTATATGGCCTACACGGAGCAGATTACGTTTCTGCTGTTCCTGAAAATGGCCGACGAACAGACCAAGCCGCCGCATAACCGCAAGCCGATCGTGCCGGCCAAATTGGGCTGGCAAAGTCTGCTCAAGCGGGACGGCGATGAATTGGAGATCCACTATCGGCACGTCCTGGAAGAGTTGGGCCGACAGCCAGGGATGCTGGGGGAAATCTTCAAAAAGGCGCGGCCGGAAATCCAAAACCCGGCAACGCTCAAGCGGTTGATCGTGGATCTGATCGACGTCGAGAAATGGTCGTCGATGCAAGCGGACGTCAAAGGGGACATCTACGAAGGGCTGTTGGCCAAAAGCGCCGCCGAGTCCCCCAAGGGAGCAGGGCAATACTTCACGCCCCGCGAATTGATCAAGGCGATCACAGATGTCGTGCAACTGCAACCCGACGACACCGTCTGCGACCCGGCAGCGGGGACGGGCGGATTTCTGTTGTCCGCCCACGACTACATCGTTCGCCACTTCACCAAGGAACTGGACAAGGATCAAAAGAAGCACCTGCGGACGGCATTTGTGAAGGGCTGGGAACTGGTTCCCAACACCGCCCGGCTGTGCATCATGAACCTGTACCTGCACGGCATCAACGCCGATCCCTGCCCGATCAAGTCGGGGGTGGACTCCCTGGCGGGTGATCCAGGCGAACGGTTCAGCGTTGTGCTGACCAATCCCCCGTTCGGCAAAAAAAGCAGCATCGCCATCGTCAATGAAGAGGGGGACCTGGAAAAAGAAGACACCTCCTACGAACGCCAAGACTTCTGGACCTCAACAAAGAACAAACAACTCAATTTCCTGCAACACGTCAGGACGCTACTCAAAATCAACGGCCGCTGCGCGATCGTCGTACCGGACAACGTGTTGTTCGAAGGCGGCGCCGGCGAAACCGTCCGCCGCAACCTGCTGCAACAGTGCGACGTGCACACGTTGTTGCGACTGCCGACCGGAATTTTCTACGCGCAAGGCGTGAAGGCCAACGTGCTGTTCTTTGATGCCAAACCGGCTCAGGAGAAGGCCTGGACAAAAAAACTGTGGGTCTACGACCTGCGGACAAACATGCACTTCACACAAAAGACCAATCCGCTCAAGCGGGCGGACCTGGATGACTTCGTAAAGTGCTACAAACCCAAAAACCGCCACCGCCGCAAAGCGACCTGGAGCGAAGAGACCCCTGAAGGCCGCTGGCGGGCATACGACTACGATGAGTTAGCGAAGCGCGACAAATTCAACCTAGACATCTTCTGGCTCCGCGACAAAAGCCTGGAAGACTCCGACGACCTGCCGGAACCGGACGTGTTAGCGCAGGAAATCGCCGATGATTTGCAAACGGCGCTCGATCAGTTCACGGCGATTGCGGCGGAGTTGAAGGAGTGA
- a CDS encoding winged helix-turn-helix domain-containing protein, with product MLSKQQRITLETSRRRFEHAAVELPVLDCWLIFADAENRDLFESACKHTGRHEHDRSSITGDFSISAGFTTTGQWNRDGFRKLIGVMRSAGDAVRESGWGKKYWPLQRPWGDGFYDWLTFLADRQFQDGQLNLWIPIRGPQKNVVMNWELMRLGTYPSDQLEEHGVDVERFKSWNGNPPNFMEFNLCDVVTLSIAVCSVVLNEVTARPTRTTTEPGVDVSPDANNEESIGDETDATGTGNDPEPFTGGQIVFFEDRVELCGVVIFSESMSTKKWRVLKLLRDIQSDKGRGYSGAKLAAELKLADARSAAGLIRDIRKQIKKALLADAKIDCKIDDVIVSGGPGYRFSHKLSVQGAAKNGETPLQDHETAQSLHGDPVRDTVNGPVGDPVLPSGDTVAVRQNRILQLLQSGLELRAPAIADELGSPLPTVKRDLKSLKGEGKVEFVGAPKTGHYRLCSRVDSGN from the coding sequence ATGCTTTCCAAACAACAACGCATCACGCTGGAAACGAGTCGGCGGCGGTTCGAGCACGCTGCCGTGGAACTTCCGGTGCTGGACTGTTGGTTGATCTTCGCCGACGCAGAGAATCGCGACCTATTTGAGAGTGCGTGCAAGCACACGGGCCGTCATGAACACGATCGATCGTCGATTACCGGTGACTTCTCAATCAGTGCCGGTTTTACCACGACTGGTCAATGGAACCGCGACGGTTTTAGGAAACTGATCGGCGTGATGCGCAGCGCCGGGGATGCAGTCCGCGAGTCTGGGTGGGGCAAAAAGTATTGGCCGCTTCAGCGCCCATGGGGTGACGGGTTCTACGACTGGCTAACGTTCCTGGCGGATCGGCAGTTCCAAGATGGGCAGTTAAATCTATGGATTCCGATTCGAGGGCCACAGAAAAACGTTGTCATGAACTGGGAATTGATGCGACTTGGAACCTACCCATCAGACCAATTGGAAGAGCACGGCGTTGATGTAGAGCGATTCAAATCGTGGAATGGGAATCCTCCAAACTTCATGGAGTTCAATCTCTGCGATGTTGTGACATTGTCAATTGCCGTATGCAGTGTGGTGCTCAATGAGGTAACTGCTCGGCCGACTCGAACGACCACCGAGCCGGGGGTGGATGTCTCACCAGACGCGAACAATGAAGAATCAATCGGTGACGAAACAGACGCTACCGGCACTGGCAACGATCCGGAGCCGTTCACGGGTGGTCAGATAGTGTTTTTTGAGGATCGCGTGGAGCTCTGCGGAGTGGTCATATTCAGCGAATCTATGTCGACCAAGAAATGGCGTGTCCTTAAGTTGCTCCGAGACATCCAATCCGATAAGGGTCGAGGTTACAGTGGGGCAAAACTCGCTGCAGAGTTGAAGTTGGCAGATGCTCGAAGTGCGGCAGGTTTAATCAGAGACATTCGAAAGCAGATCAAAAAGGCGCTGTTGGCGGATGCAAAAATTGACTGCAAGATTGATGATGTGATCGTTAGTGGTGGCCCAGGGTATCGCTTTTCACATAAACTAAGTGTCCAAGGGGCCGCCAAGAATGGCGAGACACCGTTACAGGATCACGAGACAGCACAATCCCTTCATGGTGATCCTGTTCGTGATACTGTAAATGGTCCTGTTGGTGATCCAGTATTACCGTCCGGTGATACTGTAGCGGTACGTCAAAACCGGATACTCCAGCTACTACAAAGCGGCCTTGAACTACGGGCGCCCGCCATCGCCGATGAATTAGGCTCTCCATTGCCAACAGTCAAACGCGACTTGAAATCGTTGAAAGGCGAGGGCAAGGTCGAATTTGTCGGAGCGCCCAAAACCGGTCATTATCGCCTGTGTTCACGGGTGGATTCCGGTAACTGA